The window CGCTGAGctgttctttttattcttttttattcttgtatCTTTATTGGCTTACCTTCCCAACTAGAttttaaggtttgtttttttgttgttgttgttgttttggggggggcgggggttagCACCAAGGACtagtactttttaaatgtttattattctccTACAGTGAGATAGCATAGTGCTTTTCACATAGTCGGCACTCAAGAAGTACTTATCAAATGAGTTCTTCAAACAAGTGCCTTTGATCAGCATTGATCTGGGGAGGGCAGGAGAGGAGGGATGCCTGGTGCGTCAAGAGGCAGTCTTAATTCTGATTGGTCGTTGCTATTAAATAAATCCCATTTGTGTGTCTCCCTGTTCTCAACCCTCTTCTCGAGCAGTCCATCCCAAGACCATACCGACAGGTCAGTTTCCCTGATGATGAGGAGGAGATCGTCCGCATCAACCCGAGGGAGAAGATCTGGATAACAGGGTATGAGGATTACCGGCATGCTCCTGTGAGGGGCAAATACATGGACACGTCGGAGGACGCGGACTCCTACGTGCGCTTCGCCACCAAGGGTGATGCCTCCAAGCACGACTACACCTACCCCTATGTCGACCATTCAGACTTTGACACGGGGGATGACCCCaaaggagggggtggagggagcgTGATTAAGACTCAGCCCAACCGAGGCAAGTCCCGACGGCGGAAGGAGGATGGGGAGCGGTCCCGGTGCGTGTACTGTAGAGACATGTTCAACCATGAAGAGAACCGAAGGGGTCAGTGTCAGGATGCCCCTGACCCCATCAGAACTTGCATCCGCCGAGTGAGCTGTATGTGGTGTGCAGACAGCATGCTCTACCATTGTATGTCCGACCCCGAGGGAGACTATACGGACCCTTGTTCATGCGACACCAGCGATGAAAAGTTTTGCCTCCGGTGGATGGCACTTATCGCCTTGTCCTTTCTGGCCCCATGTATGTGCTGTTACCTGCCCCTCCGAGGCTGCTACAACTGTGGGGTGATGTGTAGGTGCTGTGGTGGGAAACACAAAGCAGCTGGATGAAGACAATAGCCCATTGCTcaatctccctctctccttaccaTTGACAGGGGCTCATTCCCCCCTAAATGAGAGCCTCTTTGCCCTAGCCCTGCTGTACCTGGAGACGTCATTCCGGCCTGGGGAACCCACCCGATGGGTTTGCCACTTGAGCTCCAGACAGCCACTCTTAATTGTTctctcacacacgcacacacacatacacacacaccacccccagTGTTGTAATGAAATTAACCTTCGGCATAGACTATTGTATTATTAATAATCTGTAATCCAACTGATTGTCTTGTACATGTTTATATGCCCTGTCCCTGCCCTCCCTGACCCTCCCCTCCTTCCAACTTTCCACTTCAAAAGGAAGGAGACTACTGTCCGAACTGTTGATTTGCAGggaatttttttggtttggggtttttggaaGAGCATCTGAAGACTGTATCTCGTTAAGCTTGCTTCGACAAACCACCTGTACCCAGCACATTTGGGATACCTACCAAAATCAGTGAGAATGATGCAATCCCACCAGAAGTATTCTAACCTGCAGTCAGTTATTATGTGTATAGAAGGTGTGCTAGCGTGTACTACAACACGATATTGCTATTACCATTCTGAAGCCAAATTTCTTATGTCATGTAAACTTCAGTTTCTGTTTTCAGTCCGTCATCAtttcttttgcaaaaaaaaaaatgcatttaaattaTTCACTAATGGAAAACATATCCATTCATGCAAAGACAATGAGAAATAAGCCTTAACATCAGAAGGAGTCCTCACAGTTCACGTGTTTCCAGCAAGTGCTGGAGAAGCAACTTAAGGTTTCTATGAACTACCCAAATAATTACAAAAGTAGAATTTAAAGGATTTAAGTTTCTAAAAGGGGGGCAGGCAGTATGATGTAGTATAAAAAGACAGTGGACCAGGCTGGGTTCCAAGTCCCAGCTCAGAACAAAGAAGTTGTGTGTGACCTTGTGTGGTTCAATGGAAAGCGCACTGGATTTGAAATgcaaggacccaggttcaaattctggctctccCACTTACAGCCtatgtgacgttgggcaagtcacttcatttgtcTGGACCTCATccacaaaataaaatgagggcGTTGGACCACAATCACCTAagatcccttcccactctaaattaGTGATTCTGTGTCACTTTACCCTCTGTGGGGCTCaaattccttatctataatattAAGGGGCTGATCCAGCTGATTCCCCTCTCCAGAATTCTGCAATATGATGATTCTGGGACGGGAATGAAATGGTGGCATTTCTCCCTCACATTCTCCCATCTTAGAGTAAAACACTAACTTCCAAATAATTCTTCTTTTTGCTCATTGTTCTGCAAATGGACAGTAGGTATCCAAGGGCAGACACAAAAAACAGTTGTCAAGATCCACTAGGATTTTAGAGAAACACTAAGGTTGTGGTGAATGAAACCAGAAACTTTTTCAAAAGTAAACTTTATATTAACTGTATAGAGGGAAAAATGTTAACCTCTGTAAAGcttaaggttttgttttggttttgcatttcCTAATCACTTCCACATCACCAAATTCCAAATTTgtacttgaaaaaagaaaataaggccaTATGTAAAATACAAAAACTTCCCAATGCCTAAGTGTCTTTCTCCCTTGACTCAGCACCCGGTCTTGATGTTGTCATTAGGAGTGTGCAGATGTTTCCAACAGacttgtcctaaaaaaaaaaaaaatgtcttctctCTATGTACCAGGCTTGTAATTAGCTGGGGAAAAGAGTATTTTTCTAACATATTACAAGGAAtagccaaataatttttttattgaaataagaaaaaaaaatgaaaaatgtagagCAATTAGCGGTAACTAGCATAGTACAATCAGAACCGTTCCAAGGCCGTTAGGGGTAGGCATGTCCATCCACGCTGGCACTGCTCTTCCTGCCATAATTTCTTTCTGCAGTCAGTTGCCAGTCGAGCGCATGGCCTGatccacccctccctccttattgcACATGGACGTCTGTCTTCAAGGAAAgggatttctcttctttttgccaATTCCATTGGAAAAGTGTTTGCCACGAGTCACCTTCTTGGCAATGTTTTGCTTTCTTCCAGTTCTCGGGGAGTTGATTACAGTGCTTGGAGTAAAAACTATCAAAAGCAAGAAAACATACCCAGTGTGCTTTTGACCTAGAGTCATCAAATGCTCAATTCGTAGCAGTTCCTGGCTTAAGCCTTCTAGCTGGAAAGGGGGCTCAGAGGGAGATTTGTCCGATTCTGTAGCATCGGAAGAGGAATCTGCCGTCCCTGGTAGGAAATGACCAATCTTGGTTTAGCGACAATGTCGGACATCCAGCCAGCCCCCAAGCCTCCTATGAGAGCTGGTGTATTCATTCCCTCTGTGAATCTCTGGAAGGCCTCAGTCTCTACAAAGCACAACAAACACTAACCCAAGTTTCTGGTCAGATCCCAGTTTAAGTGCTCCTCTTTATTTCAGTAAGAAGACATGCTCCAAAGCAGCCTCTCGGTATGTGGGATCTTCCTCCTCTGTTACCTGTTGCTGAAATCTTCCTTGGCCCTACTGCCCCTTCAGCAGCCTGTGGGCTGACCCTCCCAACTCCCAGTACAGCGCTCTTTTTGGTTTCTGAAGCCAGTGTAAAAGGGCCCAAAGACAGACCCCATGGGGACTTTTGTAAATATCTCTCCCTACTCTCCACACTGCAGCTGAACAGTGTGTGGTACTTTCCCAGTCAGCTTTGCAATACTGACTTCAAtcatcagagagagagaaaaactattcagattttatttttatacctgTGGTAACAAAAATGTTAACCAAAATTTTTTTGTCATCGTTGTGAAGgttctcccacccaccccaagcTATTTGCTCACATCTACCAATTAAAGTGCCTGAAGCATAATTCATTATGTACCTGTATCCTAAAAGTCAAAACCTGTTGTATTGATTTTTTATAACAAGCCTTTTTACCTCtgtgtaaaaaaaatatatatacacgtgtatgaTGTACATtttagttcttaactttttttatgGTTTCTAATATGTTTGATCAATGTAGttattgctttaaaatttaccatgtaaatataaatacatcATATCGTATTGCTGCGTCCTAGAATATTTGTCTAGAGATtggatgggggaagaggagggaatgtCAGGGTGTGTTTTTTTCCAGTCTGAATGAAAGGGACTTGCTTTGGAGAGGAAGTTTACACTGACACTCAGGGATTTTTTGCATCCTGCTTCTTCCCTGCCAAGGTGAGTGGTATGTCATTTTCCCCAGAGGAGAGCAGACAATTCTTAAAGCAAATACATCAAGTGAAAGGAATGTTCTCTTGCAGGGAGGAGATCAGCAGCTGCTCTATTCCCAGGACTTACCCTCCTCTATTCAGAGCTCCACAGAAAGGATCTTCTAGGATTTTCCTATGTTGCAGTGGATGGGGGTGGTTGTCTGAGGTCTGGGTTTGGGAGGACATAGTTTCTTTCAGAAagtattgtttttggttttttttagtgaggcaattggggttaagtgacttgcccagggtcacacagctagtaagtgttatgtgtctgaggccggatttgaactcaggtactcctgactccagggctggtgctcaactgcgccacctagctgcccctttcaggaAGTATTGTAAAAATAGGGTCATTCTTCTAACCAACTTCTCAGATTTGGTTAACTTCATCCTACTGTTTAGTTCCCCCAAGAGTCCATGAGTTGGAGCAGTAAACTACCTCAGAGCCCCCCAAAAAGGGGTTTGCTTTTTGACACTACCGGCAGGAAGGTAAATCCCTACTGTATTGCAGCTGGAGCACACTCccttaaaaataacaaaagttcCCCAGATCTAGCTGGCCTAACATCTCCCACTCTGCAATCTCTGTCTTTTATCTCACCTATAATTTGAAAGCACTtggtgcacatagtaggcactcaataaaaaCCTATTAACTGAAAGGGTTGGACTGGACCATGTgttctctaagtttccttctggcTTGAGACCCTATCATCACCCCTCCCATTTCACCTTTGGCGGGGACTGGAGAAGAGGAAATAAGTTTAACATAGGATCAATAGGACAAACTCATCTTGACCTTCCCATGATTACCCTCTATGTGACCTTGCCTTCCctgggcctctgaggtcccagcTGTAGCTCTATGATCCTTTGGTTCCCCCTGCCCCTTTTTATCTTGGAGGACATTTCCCCATTGCCCTACTCCAGAGGGGACTATTCAAATTTATCTTTGAGGAAACACGAAGAGgctctgtttttttaaaaaatgtttcaggcAGAACTAAGGCACCGTCCAGCACAGCATATTTGTGAGCATGGACACCAGTAGCCTAGAAGCTGAGACTGCTTTTGCTGCCTTGATTTGGTTTAAATTCTGGCCACCACAGAGGctatacaaacacacatgatTGCTGCACAAATGCCCTGGGCTTCCTCCTAAGCAAATACAGCTCAGAAAAATTCTGTGGTCACTTTCAGCGCAAACCCCGCAAAGGGCAGGAAAGCAGAGCCGTCTTCTTCAGGTTTTTGATCCTCGGGAGCATTGGGTTGTTTATTTTTCACCTTGGCTCATGtgtccttttggggggagggaacatgtatttattaagtacctactatgtgccaggaacttcccaattatctgatttgatcaccacaacaaccctagaaggtaggtgctgcaatgatccccattttacatttgaaaaaaatgaagtagacagaggctaagtgacttggtgGTGCTCatgcagctggtaagtatctgaggtcggtcTTGACCTTCAGTCCTCATGaatcctggcccagcactctctctgaCTTGGTGTAAGTTCCTGCACGTACCACTTGAGAGAATTCCCCCTCTGGGGAGGTGgacccaagatggtggagagaagccagattctgaaacaacagaacctacaaaaaaagtgaattccccttcctccattcctcctaCAAAGTCACCTGACCTtcttggtgttttttgttgttgttttgtttttttattggtaactatattccaatataattggtttcttgtATTATCCTACATATCTTATGCTTTTAAAACAGTATTCTGATAAGGCGTCCATaaatttcaccagactgccaaaggagtctgtgacaccaaaaaaggttaagaaccccagatcTAGATCTGCTGGAGGATTTTGGGAAGAGCACAGATAAGAATTACATGGGATGACCATGCAAAGGTTGTTATCTGCACCAATGGAGGGAGTCCCCTCACCAAAGATCACAAATTTATTTGTATAAGAGGGTAATCAGGCAAATTGAGGTTTGCTTCCAGAGGTCCCATGGGGACCTCTTCAACCTTATGATTTGTGGGGCAAAATAGATGGTAAAAGGTGACTTTAATACCCTAATAGGTttgtagagtggatagagccaggaagacctgagttcaaacccagcttcatgtacttcctagctgtgtgaccctaggcatgtcacttaaccattgcctgcctcgatttcctcatctgtaaaatgggaaaatagcacctacctctcaggataaaatgagatacttgcaaaatgctttgcaaaccttacagctagatggcgcagtggataaagcagcggccctggattcaggaggacctgagttcaaatctggcctcagacacttgacactagctgtgtgaccctgggcaagtcacttaaccctcattgccccgcaaaaacaacaacaacaaacttacaGTGATATACATCAATAATAGAACATAGAGACATCTGAAATTATTAGAAAATCAAAATGGTGTTGTGCAAAGGAGGCAGCAGGCTATAGAGGATGGAATGTTGGATTAGGAATCAGAGAGGCTTGAGTTCAGATATTCCTTCTaacccttagtagctgtgtgacagtggaccAGTCTCTTATGCTTTgtttccagtctcccccacccactccccaCAACTCTCTAGGACTAACCTCCTAAAGCACAACTTGTGATCCACATAGTTGGAAAAATAGATCCTTTCTGTATTCTCCTGTAAGAATGAtttgatcagggcagctaggtggcgcagtggatagagcaccggccctggattcaggaggacctgagttcaaatccagccttagacacataacacttactagctgtgtgaccctgggcaagtcacttaaccccaattgcctcactaaaaaaaaaatttttttttttatttttatcaagtaGGAAAAGGTAAAATACATATTAGTTCTCTGAATTCAGGTGAGAAAAAGTAGATTCTTTTCTGGAGGTGAATACTTTCAACTAAGTTTATCACTCCTGGGAAAATCAGAAGTGCCAGATTCAGCTTCTGTCTGGGCTGTGTGACAGAGATACAGCGGGGGAtacttttctctctgttcttaAGGGTGGACTCCATTGAGCTTGGTCCTATACATGTCGATTCTAAGTTCTGCCCAGTGGTGTGGGGCTTTAAGAACAACTGTGAAGAAGTAATCAATTTTCCTTTGCTGTGTTCTGAATAATCACATCTTATCATGAAGAGTCATCTGTCCTCCATCAGAGCCCTACTCTGATGCTTCACAGTGTCTCGAAGGTGACCCTGAGCTCTCAAAGGTTATGCCAGCAGAG is drawn from Dromiciops gliroides isolate mDroGli1 chromosome 2, mDroGli1.pri, whole genome shotgun sequence and contains these coding sequences:
- the SPRED2 gene encoding sprouty-related, EVH1 domain-containing protein 2 isoform X2, whose product is MASPSSDSYIVRVKAVVMTRDDSSGGWLPQEGGGISRVGVCKVMHPEGNGRSGFLIHGERQKDKLVVLECYVRKDLVYTKANPTFHHWKVDNRKFGLTFQSPADARAFDRGVRKAIEDLIEGSTTSSSTIHNEAELGDDDVFTTATDSSSNSSQKREPPTRTISSPMSCEHRSIYTLGHIHDQYSADHYQLEQSIPRPYRQVSFPDDEEEIVRINPREKIWITGYEDYRHAPVRGKYMDTSEDADSYVRFATKGDASKHDYTYPYVDHSDFDTGDDPKGGGGGSVIKTQPNRGKSRRRKEDGERSRCVYCRDMFNHEENRRGQCQDAPDPIRTCIRRVSCMWCADSMLYHCMSDPEGDYTDPCSCDTSDEKFCLRWMALIALSFLAPCMCCYLPLRGCYNCGVMCRCCGGKHKAAG
- the SPRED2 gene encoding sprouty-related, EVH1 domain-containing protein 2 isoform X1, which translates into the protein MTEETHPDDDSYIVRVKAVVMTRDDSSGGWLPQEGGGISRVGVCKVMHPEGNGRSGFLIHGERQKDKLVVLECYVRKDLVYTKANPTFHHWKVDNRKFGLTFQSPADARAFDRGVRKAIEDLIEGSTTSSSTIHNEAELGDDDVFTTATDSSSNSSQKREPPTRTISSPMSCEHRSIYTLGHIHDQYSADHYQLEQSIPRPYRQVSFPDDEEEIVRINPREKIWITGYEDYRHAPVRGKYMDTSEDADSYVRFATKGDASKHDYTYPYVDHSDFDTGDDPKGGGGGSVIKTQPNRGKSRRRKEDGERSRCVYCRDMFNHEENRRGQCQDAPDPIRTCIRRVSCMWCADSMLYHCMSDPEGDYTDPCSCDTSDEKFCLRWMALIALSFLAPCMCCYLPLRGCYNCGVMCRCCGGKHKAAG